One segment of Rhipicephalus sanguineus isolate Rsan-2018 chromosome 6, BIME_Rsan_1.4, whole genome shotgun sequence DNA contains the following:
- the LOC119395956 gene encoding uncharacterized protein LOC119395956, which yields MQALVLACFYVRYLQRLEAQVETTPALSAEISSNSVVDPRNPWRWFQFKRRSACRSRSRHAPSEGHQSRPSAADTRSLRDWFTPISRRSVAQSIERSIGPGRQRATGRTKSRSRGGAGTGGASSVACGVLQPANLHDPAELRDLSDHEDPHAQTGYPLHVVPNRERISYIWHQTSARNALEAAGSPRPHRLPSMSSFEAMQVEQLGRVLGRPQLRHFEDTARYEPAGAVVLEEPPVADVGRRTVTPAAEGRPKKLAEKASRIESSTAERTRAVPFNSSRRFSLPSDGFETTTGLEQDDKWGHLNLKGKMMSLLSGWHDGVQPESTSSRATPSGQCEAAAATERPGGLEPRRVSFGVALTGGGTPPRSVGAKELASQADLQDHRPLPAQEVCRPDRTADDAGGLRQDDHDRLTAYTSGAVTPTNTSSLDAEQWTTANSQRVTGRRITLVGSPYTPTIEMGWHSGSFVCSPTKVSTRDSGQQTDP from the exons ATGCAGGCGCTGGTGTTGGCGTGCTTCTACGTGAGATATCTGCAGCGGCTGGAGGCACAGGTGGAGACCACACCGGCGCTGTCGGCCGAAATCTCGAGCAACTCGGTGGTGGATCCGCGCAATCCGTGGCGCTGGTTCCAGTTCAAGAGGCGCTCTGCCTGCAGGTCCAGGTCGCGACACGCGCCCAGTGAAGGTCACCAGAGCCGACCCAGCGCAGCCGATACGCGTTCGCTACGCGACTGGTTCACACCGATCTCGCGGCGATCCGTTGCGCAGTCGATCG AGCGCAGCATCGGTCCCGGGCGCCAGCGTGCCACCGGGAGAACCAAATCGCGAAGTCGTGGCGGAGCTGGCACCGGCGGTGCCTCGTCTGTGGCCTGCGGGGTGTTGCAACCGGCCAACCTACACGACCCGGCAGAGCTACGCGACCTGTCCGATCACGAGGACCCGCACGCGCAG ACCGGCTACCCCCTGCACGTGGTGCCCAACCGGGAGCGCATCTCGTACATCTGGCACCAGACATCGGCGAGAAATGCGCTTGAAGCGGCGGGCAGCCCTCGCCCGCACCGGCTCCCCTCGATGTCCAGTTTCGAGGCGATGCAGGTCGAACAACTTGGACGCGTCTTAGGCCGGCCACAGTTGAGGCACTTTGAAGACACTGCCCGCTACGAGCCTGCAGGCGCAGTCGTTCTCGAAGAACCTCCGGTCGCCGACGTAGGCCGCCGTACCGTGACCCCTGCTGCTGAGGGCCGGCCGAAAAAGT TGGCCGAGAAAGCCAGCCGAATCGAATCTTCGACGGCAGAGCGGACGCGAGCTGTCCCGTTCAATTCTTCGAGGCGGTTCTCGCTGCCGTCTGACGGTTTTGAGACGACCACCGGCCTCGAGCAAGACGACAAGTGGGGTCACCTCAATCTGAAAGGAAAGATGATGTCCCTGCTCAGCGGATGGCACGATGGCGTGCAGCCGGAATCCACTAGTTCCAGAGCTACGCCATCTGGCCAGTGCGAGGCAGCCGCGGCAACGGAAAGACCTGGCGGTCTCGAACCAAGACGAGTCAGCTTCGGCGTCGCTCTGACAGGAGGCGGCACTCCACCCCGCTCGGTTGGGGCAAAAGAACTTGCGAGCCAGGCTGACCTGCAAGATCATCGTCCCTTGCCAGCGCAAGAAGTCTGCCGTCCCGATCGGACGGCCGATGACGCTGGAGGACTCAGACAGGATGACCACGACAGACTGACAGCATATACAAGCGGTGCCGTAACGCCTACGAATACTAGCAGCTTGGATGCCGAACAATGGACCACCGCGAATTCCCAGCGGGTAACGGGACGACGAATAACGCTCGTCGGCAGCCCATACACGCCGACGATAGAGATGGGCTGGCATTCCGGCTCATTCGTTTGCTCTCCGACCAAAGTGTCGACACGAGACAGCGGGCAGCAGACGGATCCATAG